The following proteins come from a genomic window of Crassostrea angulata isolate pt1a10 chromosome 1, ASM2561291v2, whole genome shotgun sequence:
- the LOC128177388 gene encoding mucin-5AC-like has protein sequence MIFHIALTCLVLHGQVNAQLGLGSILGGGGGQSGGGGLLSSLPTKQLTDSLTGGGQSGGGLLGSLPTKQLTDSLTGGGVLDSLPTKQVTDSLTGNGLLGSLPTKQVTDSLSGATGGTLDNVPVVGNNDRNNDENTERRSSESNVERRPNQSASSASTGSSNQNIETVKNVTSIEPVSESTSGIELDLLKLKTPSKETVQELTKSERKVLNQISANGSTDTTETIEEVSSTQPITETLSALEIALLSLKTPSKKTKKESSFSSSSTVRQGGDSQSNGTPAPATESKSSSRDTIIRDRTSQANAESRTQGPGSPAVNQPSTTTEPVTTASTPTTTTTESVQTQNPQQTTTFQPEVVQDLQQGTTTPDPVSRLAQILEPSATTPDPVSRLAKILEGRATTPESVTSSAGNVQSVATTPVPLTTPVPVGSLIQTVQQAATNPGSATGLAQDLQSALPVTTPAAVADVVQNLQQAATTPSSVSGLVSTIQQAATSPGSVAGLAGNLQSVVTTPVPLTTPAAVGDLVSTLRQAATTPRSVSGLVQTIRGAANNPGSVAGLAQSALPVTTPSAVADLVQNLQQAATTPSSVSGLVSTLQQAANTGNLGSLAGSAPNLQSSVTTAVPLTTPGSVSGLVQNLQQAANNPGSVAGLAQNLQSVVTTPLPLTTPGAVSNLLQNLQSAATTPEALNAANLPGVLQNQPGPNQQNLPTTTPGGVI, from the coding sequence ATGATCTTCCACATCGCGCTCACCTGTTTGGTGTTACATGGACAGGTAAATGCCCAGCTGGGGCTAGGTTCTATTCTGGGAGGAGGAGGAGGTCAATCAGGCGGTGGTGGCTTACTAAGTTCTCTTCCAACTAAACAACTCACGGATTCCTTGACCGGAGGTGGTCAATCAGGCGGTGGTCTTCTGGGCTCTCTTCCAACAAAACAACTAACAGATTCCCTCACCGGGGGTGGTGTTCTCGACTCTTTGCCGACCAAGCAAGTCACGGATTCCCTCACCGGAAATGGTCTACTGGGTTCTCTTCCGACCAAACAAGTTACAGATTCACTTTCCGGGGCAACAGGGGGCACTTTGGACAATGTTCCAGTTGTAGGGAACAATGAtcgtaataatgacgaaaacaCGGAACGCAGATCGTCTGAGTCAAATGTTGAGAGAAGACCCAATCAGTCTGCATCGTCTGCATCTACAGGATCTAGTAACCAAAACATCGAAACCGTCAAAAACGTTACATCCATTGAGCCAGTGAGCGAGTCGACTTCTGGTATTGAATTGGACCTTCTAAAGTTAAAAACCCCATCAAAGGAAACTGTCCAAGAACTGACAAAAAGTGAACGTAAAGTTTTGAACCAAATCAGTGCAAATGGGTCAACGGACACTACAGAGACGATTGAAGAGGTATCGTCTACTCAACCAATCACTGAAACGCTATCGGCCCTTGAAATAGCCCTCCTTAGTTTGAAAACTCCGTCCAAGAAAACGAAGAAAGAATCGAGTTTTAGCAGCAGCAGTACGGTAAGGCAAGGCGGTGATTCACAGTCAAACGGAACACCAGCACCGGCGACGGAATCTAAGTCAAGCAGTCGTGACACAATTATACGGGACAGGACTTCACAGGCAAACGCAGAATCCCGAACACAGGGTCCTGGTTCTCCTGCCGTGAACCAACCATCCACCACTACCGAACCTGTAACCACTGCATCAAccccaacaacaacaacaaccgaAAGCGTACAAACCCAGAATCCTCAGCAGACAACAACATTCCAACCGGAAGTAGTCCAGGATCTTCAACAAGGGACAACAACCCCAGACCCAGTATCCCGCTTAGCCCAGATTCTAGAACCGAGTGCAACTACCCCAGACCCTGTATCCCGCTTAGCCAAGATTCTAGAAGGGAGGGCAACTACCCCAGAGTCAGTGACTAGTTCAGCCGGAAATGTCCAGTCTGTTGCGACTACTCCAGTACCACTTACTACACCAGTACCAGTAGGAAGCTTGATCCAGACTGTCCAGCAGGCAGCAACTAACCCAGGATCAGCGACTGGATTAGCTCAGGATCTACAGTCTGCCTTACCAGTAACGACGCCTGCCGCAGTGGCTGACGTGGTCCAGAATCTTCAGCAAGCTGCAACAACACCGAGTTCGGTATCAGGTTTGGTTTCGACTATCCAGCAGGCAGCAACTAGCCCGGGCTCAGTGGCAGGATTAGCCGGGAACCTTCAGTCTGTCGTAACGACACCGGTACCACTGACTACCCCTGCAGCAGTAGGCGACTTGGTCTCGACTCTTAGGCAGGCAGCGACGACACCGAGGTCAGTATCTGGCTTAGTCCAGACTATCCGGGGGGCGGCGAATAACCCAGGATCAGTGGCTGGTTTAGCCCAGTCTGCCTTACCAGTAACGACGCCTTCCGCAGTGGCTGACTTAGTTCAGAATCTTCAGCAAGCTGCAACAACACCGAGTTCGGTATCTGGTTTGGTCTCGACTCTTCAACAAGCGGCAAATACCGGTAATCTAGGATCGTTGGCTGGTTCAGCACCAAATCTGCAATCTTCAGTAACTACGGCAGTTCCATTGACTACCCCAGGGTCAGTATCTGGATTGGTCCAAAATCTCCAACAAGCGGCGAATAACCCTGGATCAGTCGCTGGTTTAGCCCAGAATCTTCAGTCCGTCGTAACAACTCCCTTACCATTGACGACTCCGGGAGCAGTGAGTAACTTGCTTCAGAACCTCCAGTCAGCAGCCACTACACCAGAGGCATTAAATGCAGCAAATTTACCTGGTGTTCTTCAGAATCAACCGGGGCCAAACCAACAGAATTTGCCAACAACCACCCCAGGCGGCGTCATATAA
- the LOC128177476 gene encoding uncharacterized protein DDB_G0287625-like, producing MVSVVYRSALFFVAVFVVNIHTSQCLLNDLLGRRASSTTVTNTREQSKTVRNSGPQRNVGSLTGDLANGNPLPNLGSLTGGLTDENPLNKVGGLANGNPLNKVEGLTSGPTNRNPLNKEGDLTNGNPLSKVGDLTNGNPLNKVGDLTNGNPLNKVGDLTNGNPLNKVGDLTNGNPLSKVGDLTNGNPLNKVGDLTNGNPLSKVGDLTNGNPLNKVRDLTNGNPLNKVRDLTNGNPLNKVEGLTSGLTNDNPLKKVGDLTSGLTNDNLNERQNRKNGERQNQKSMQSERTSSTQGLDRTRERVQEVENTQEGQQADNVGRRDRNNRNSRNRGGGSSNARSQSGRGTSSMQTSVSERNNQQGIRTAETEQVERNTVGGQQADNVRGRDRNNRNNRNRGGGSSNARSQSGRGTSSMQTSENERNTQQGIRTTDREQREGNTVGGQQADNVRGRDQNNRNSRNRGGGSSNARSQSGRGTSSMQTSVSERNNQQGIRTAETEQVERNTVGGQQADNVRGRDRNNRNNRNRGGGSSNARSQSGRGTSSMQTSESERNTQQGIRTTEIEQVERNTVGGQQADNVRGRDQNNRNSRNRGGGSSNARSQSGRGISPRQTSVSERNNQRGDRTTETEQVEASQTERTLNQRVAKAERNTNRQANERTQRQS from the coding sequence ATGGTTTCAGTAGTATACAGAAGTGCTCTCTTCTTTGTAGCAGTTTTTGTTGTAAACATTCATACAAGCCAATGCTTGCTGAATGACCTCCTTGGCCGTAGAGCTTCGTCGACAACTGTAACTAACACGAGAGAACAATCCAAAACAGTTCGAAACAGCGGTCCCCAGAGAAATGTGGGAAGTCTGACAGGTGATTTGGCAAATGGAAATCCACTACCTAATTTAGGTTCACTGACCGGTGGCTTGACCGACGAAAATCCATTGAACAAAGTAGGAGGATTAGCCAACGGAAACCCACTCAACAAAGTAGAGGGATTGACCAGCGGACCGACTAACAGAAATCCATTAAACAAAGAGGGAGATTTGACCAATGGTAATCCACTCAGCAAAGTAGGAGATTTGACCAATGGTAATCCACTCAACAAAGTAGGAGATTTGACCAATGGTAATCCACTCAACAAAGTAGGAGATTTGACCAATGGTAATCCACTCAACAAAGTAGGAGATTTGACCAATGGTAATCCACTCAGCAAAGTAGGAGATTTGACCAATGGTAATCCACTCAACAAAGTAGGAGATTTGACCAATGGTAATCCACTCAGCAAAGTAGGAGATTTGACCAATGGTAATCCACTCAACAAAGTAAGAGATTTGACCAATGGTAATCCACTCAACAAAGTAAGAGATTTGACCAATGGTAATCCACTCAACAAAGTAGAAGGTTTGACCAGCGGATTAACAAATGATAACCCATTAAAGAAAGTCGGGGATCTGACAAGCGGATTGACAAACGATAATCTAAATGAAAGgcaaaacagaaaaaatggtgaaagacaaaatcaaaaatcaatgCAGTCAGAAAGAACTTCGTCCACACAAGGACTTGACAGAACAAGAGAAAGAGTTCAAGAAGTAGAAAATACTCAAGAAGGACAGCAAGCAGATAATGTTGGAAGAAGAGATCGCAACAATAGAAATAGTCGTAACAGAGGTGGTGGATCTAGTAATGCAAGAAGTCAGTCGGGAAGAGGAACATCATCGATGCAAACTTCTGTCAGTGAGAGAAATAATCAACAAGGTATTAGAACGGCCGAAACAGAACAGGTAGAACGAAATACTGTGGGAGGTCAGCAAGCAGATAACGTCAGAGGAAGAGATCGCAACAATAGAAATAATCGTAACAGAGGTGGTGGATCTAGCAATGCAAGAAGTCAGTCGGGGAGAGGAACATCATCGATGCAAACTTCTGAAAATGAGAGAAATACTCAACAAGGTATTAGAACGACCGATAGAGAACAGAGAGAAGGAAATACTGTGGGAGGTCAGCAAGCAGATAACGTCAGAGGAAGAGATCAAAACAATAGAAATAGTCGTAACAGAGGTGGTGGATCTAGTAATGCAAGAAGTCAGTCGGGAAGAGGAACATCATCGATGCAAACTTCTGTCAGTGAGAGAAATAATCAACAAGGTATTAGAACGGCCGAAACAGAACAGGTAGAACGAAATACTGTGGGAGGTCAGCAAGCAGATAACGTCAGAGGAAGAGATCGCAACAATAGAAATAATCGTAACAGAGGTGGTGGATCTAGCAATGCAAGAAGTCAGTCGGGGAGAGGAACATCATCGATGCAAACTTCTGAAAGTGAGAGAAATACTCAACAAGGTATTAGAACGACCGAAATAGAACAGGTAGAACGAAATACTGTGGGAGGTCAGCAAGCAGATAACGTCAGAGGAAGAGATCAAAACAATAGAAATAGTCGTAACAGAGGTGGTGGATCTAGCAATGCAAGAAGTCAGTCGGGGAGAGGAATATCACCGAGGCAAACTTCTGTCAGTGAGAGAAATAATCAACGAGGTGATAGAACAACCGAAACAGAACAGGTAGAAGCAAGTCAGACCGAACGAACCTTGAATCAACGTGTTGCAAAGGCAGAAAGAAATACCAATCGACAAGCTAACGAGAGAACGCAAAGACAGAGTTAA